A genomic segment from Dermatobacter hominis encodes:
- a CDS encoding SDR family oxidoreductase, with protein MRIVIIGGHGRVALLLCPLLVDAGHEVTAVVRNPSHVDDVAATGATPVVADLEAFDRERIGALLAGHDAIVWSAGAGGGDPERTRAVDRDAAIRSMDAAAAVGVERYVMVSYFGAGPEHGVPPGSSFHPYAEAKAAADEHLRRTGLDWTILGPSTLTSEPGTGLIEVGDDVTGSSVPRADVARVIAAVLERPRTARSTIAFNAGTTPIDEALARYER; from the coding sequence GTGCGGATCGTGATCATCGGCGGCCACGGCAGGGTGGCCCTGCTGCTCTGCCCGCTCCTCGTCGACGCCGGGCACGAGGTGACCGCCGTCGTGCGGAACCCGTCGCACGTCGACGACGTGGCCGCCACCGGGGCCACCCCGGTCGTCGCGGACCTCGAGGCCTTCGACCGGGAGCGGATCGGCGCGCTGCTCGCGGGCCACGACGCGATCGTGTGGTCGGCCGGTGCGGGCGGCGGCGACCCGGAGCGGACGCGGGCGGTCGACCGCGACGCCGCGATCCGCTCGATGGACGCCGCCGCCGCGGTCGGCGTGGAGCGCTACGTGATGGTGTCGTACTTCGGCGCCGGCCCCGAGCACGGCGTCCCGCCCGGGTCGAGCTTCCACCCGTACGCCGAGGCGAAGGCGGCGGCCGACGAGCACCTCCGGCGCACCGGCCTCGACTGGACGATCCTCGGTCCCAGCACCCTGACGTCGGAGCCCGGCACGGGGCTGATCGAGGTCGGCGACGACGTGACGGGCAGCAGCGTCCCGCGCGCCGACGTCGCGCGTGTGATCGCCGCCGTGCTGGAACGGCCCCGCACGGCGAGGTCCACGATCGCGTTCAACGCGGGCACCACCCCGATCGACGAGGCCCTGGCCCGCTACGAGCGGTGA
- a CDS encoding NAD(P)H-dependent oxidoreductase — translation MANSSDRSVVVVVGNPQAASRTATVAGRLGQRLADLVDAGDAHVIDLAVLGPALLQWGDPTVAEAKAAVRAATVVVVASPTYKAAYTGLLKLFLDQFEHGELRSVPAVVPLMTGGGPTHALAVEVHLRPVLVEIGARVPSAGLYVWGEQVDDPSAAIEAWWSTEADVVARAVGGAGG, via the coding sequence ATGGCGAACTCGTCGGACCGCTCGGTCGTGGTGGTCGTCGGCAACCCCCAGGCCGCGTCGCGGACCGCCACGGTGGCGGGCCGGCTCGGCCAGCGGCTGGCCGACCTCGTCGACGCCGGCGACGCGCACGTGATCGACCTGGCGGTGCTCGGTCCCGCGCTGCTCCAGTGGGGCGACCCCACGGTCGCCGAGGCCAAGGCCGCCGTGCGGGCCGCGACGGTCGTGGTCGTGGCGTCGCCCACCTACAAGGCTGCGTACACCGGGCTCCTCAAGCTCTTCCTCGACCAGTTCGAGCACGGCGAGCTCCGCTCGGTCCCCGCGGTCGTGCCGCTCATGACCGGGGGCGGCCCGACCCACGCGCTCGCCGTCGAGGTCCACCTGCGACCCGTGCTCGTCGAGATCGGCGCCCGGGTCCCGTCCGCCGGCCTGTACGTGTGGGGCGAGCAGGTCGACGACCCGTCCGCCGCGATCGAGGCGTGGTGGTCGACCGAGGCCGACGTCGTCGCCCGCGCGGTCGGCGGGGCCGGCGGCTGA
- a CDS encoding flavin reductase family protein — MVDEADGRAAAQSDRLASIIEALDQPMVVVTTASGDERAGCLVGFHCQSSIDPGRYVVWLSKANHTGRVGLRASHLGVHFLDRSQHGLAERFGTRTGDDGDKFGGLDLADGPVPLLEDCPNRLLGRRAAALDEGGDHVCVVLEVEEVWSGDDLDPLRLSDVSDLEPGHPAEERPRPATHRAR; from the coding sequence GTGGTGGACGAGGCGGACGGACGGGCCGCGGCGCAGTCGGATCGGCTCGCATCGATCATCGAGGCGCTGGACCAGCCGATGGTCGTGGTGACGACGGCCTCGGGCGACGAGCGCGCCGGCTGCCTCGTGGGGTTCCACTGCCAGTCGAGCATCGACCCCGGGCGCTACGTCGTGTGGTTGTCGAAGGCGAACCACACGGGCCGGGTCGGGCTCCGGGCCTCGCACCTGGGGGTGCACTTCCTCGACCGCTCCCAGCACGGGCTGGCCGAGCGGTTCGGGACCCGCACCGGCGACGACGGCGACAAGTTCGGCGGGCTCGACCTGGCGGACGGGCCGGTGCCGCTGCTCGAGGACTGCCCGAACCGCCTGCTCGGTCGCCGCGCGGCGGCGCTCGACGAGGGCGGCGACCACGTCTGCGTCGTGCTGGAGGTCGAGGAGGTGTGGAGCGGCGACGACCTCGACCCGCTCCGCCTGTCCGACGTCTCGGACCTGGAGCCGGGGCACCCGGCCGAGGAGCGTCCGCGACCGGCGACGCACCGGGCGCGCTGA
- a CDS encoding TetR/AcrR family transcriptional regulator, translated as MRHGPGSREERAAAEGPVPGSAGWWAALEDRSARRRPRADSLTLERIVAAAIALVDAEGLTALTVRRLAEELGTGSASLYRHVASREELLVLMVDHVIGEVDLPAEGVPGREGVEQLAHELRRVLLDHAQLLPALTAAPLLGPNAVHGVEVGLRCMLDAGHADDLAVPAVLALIDFVLGTVYFDTSSAGRSFAAGEDVRSGVAPGADEVFEFGLRTFLAGLAPA; from the coding sequence ATGCGGCACGGCCCAGGGTCTCGTGAGGAGCGGGCCGCCGCCGAAGGGCCGGTGCCGGGCAGCGCAGGGTGGTGGGCGGCGCTCGAGGACCGTTCGGCGCGACGCCGGCCGCGCGCCGACAGCCTGACGCTCGAGCGGATCGTGGCGGCGGCGATCGCGCTGGTCGATGCCGAGGGCCTCACCGCCCTCACCGTCCGCCGGCTCGCCGAGGAGCTCGGCACGGGCAGCGCCTCGCTCTACCGGCACGTCGCCAGCCGCGAGGAGCTGCTCGTGCTGATGGTCGACCACGTGATCGGCGAGGTGGACCTCCCGGCCGAGGGCGTGCCGGGTCGGGAGGGGGTGGAGCAGCTCGCGCACGAGCTGCGTCGCGTGCTGCTGGACCACGCCCAGCTCCTGCCCGCGCTGACGGCCGCGCCGCTGCTCGGCCCGAACGCGGTCCACGGCGTCGAGGTCGGGCTCCGGTGCATGCTCGACGCCGGGCACGCCGACGACCTGGCGGTCCCGGCGGTGCTGGCGCTGATCGACTTCGTCCTCGGCACCGTGTACTTCGACACGAGCAGCGCCGGGCGCAGCTTCGCCGCCGGCGAGGACGTGCGCTCCGGCGTGGCCCCCGGCGCCGACGAGGTGTTCGAGTTCGGCCTGCGCACCTTCCTCGCCGGCCTCGCCCCGGCGTGA
- a CDS encoding cytochrome P450 — MTQRLELGDPLFWRRSLDERMADFAVLREEGPFTRAESDNPLTGVPDEWFAVTRYAEVVEVSRHPQDYCSGQGSISIADMPTDAMEFFGSFITMDDPRHARQRGIVARSFTPRALQGVLDSVETICTEVIDGMCEKGEVDLVEAISQPFPLLVICDMMGIPRSEFGTVLDATNVILGAGDPEMLGGKDDIISALFEAGITLTTLMGELAEQRRKDPQDDLTSALVHNDLGEDMLAPEEIAPFFILLAVAGNDTTRTATSIGMHLLGQHPDQRRVWQDDLDAVTPTAVEEIVRMASPVTFMRRTVTHPLTLSGQDFDEGDKLVLFYGAANRDPRVFDEPERFDVLRDPNPHVGFGGPGPHFCLGAHLARRELSVVFRQLLTRLPDIEVAGEPTYLEAAGVPLVGGIKRLPVRFTPTAPVGVG; from the coding sequence ATGACGCAGCGACTGGAGCTCGGCGACCCGCTCTTCTGGCGGCGCTCGCTCGACGAGCGCATGGCCGACTTCGCCGTCCTTCGCGAGGAGGGGCCCTTCACGAGGGCCGAGTCGGACAACCCCCTCACGGGTGTGCCCGACGAGTGGTTCGCGGTGACGCGGTACGCCGAGGTCGTCGAGGTCAGCCGTCACCCGCAGGACTACTGCTCCGGCCAGGGGTCGATCTCGATCGCCGACATGCCGACCGACGCGATGGAGTTCTTCGGGTCGTTCATCACGATGGACGATCCGCGCCACGCCCGGCAGCGGGGGATCGTCGCCCGCTCGTTCACGCCGAGGGCGTTGCAGGGGGTGCTGGACTCGGTCGAGACGATCTGCACCGAGGTCATCGACGGCATGTGCGAGAAGGGCGAGGTCGACCTCGTCGAGGCGATCTCCCAGCCGTTCCCGCTGCTCGTCATCTGCGACATGATGGGCATCCCCCGCAGCGAGTTCGGCACCGTCCTCGACGCCACGAACGTGATCCTGGGCGCCGGTGACCCCGAGATGCTCGGTGGCAAGGACGACATCATCAGCGCGCTGTTCGAGGCCGGCATCACGCTCACGACCCTGATGGGCGAGCTGGCCGAGCAGCGGCGCAAGGACCCGCAGGACGACCTCACGTCGGCCCTCGTGCACAACGACCTGGGGGAGGACATGCTCGCCCCGGAGGAGATCGCCCCGTTCTTCATCCTCCTGGCCGTGGCGGGCAACGACACCACCCGCACGGCGACGAGCATCGGCATGCACCTGCTGGGCCAGCACCCCGACCAGCGCCGGGTCTGGCAGGACGACCTCGACGCCGTCACGCCGACGGCGGTCGAGGAGATCGTCCGGATGGCGTCACCGGTGACCTTCATGCGGCGGACGGTCACGCACCCGCTCACCCTGTCGGGCCAGGACTTCGACGAGGGCGACAAGCTCGTCCTCTTCTACGGCGCCGCCAACCGCGACCCGCGGGTCTTCGACGAGCCGGAGCGATTCGACGTCCTGCGGGATCCCAACCCCCACGTCGGCTTCGGTGGGCCGGGCCCGCACTTCTGCCTGGGGGCGCACCTCGCCCGCCGGGAGCTGTCGGTCGTGTTCCGCCAGCTGCTCACGCGCCTGCCCGACATCGAGGTCGCCGGCGAGCCGACCTACCTCGAGGCGGCCGGCGTGCCGCTCGTCGGCGGCATCAAGCGGCTGCCGGTGCGCTTCACGCCCACCGCGCCGGTCGGCGTGGGCTGA
- a CDS encoding TadE family protein, with protein MGRRSHRQVHGGRRRERGAALVEFALVVPIFVLLVMGIIDFGMAFNDYNSVRQGVREGARQIVVADWGTDGCTTGSSSARAACVTRARIGLNTSDTKVKIVLPANYAPGDQVKVCAMYPFRSLTGLFSAILNGSMAKSKLSMRIEQIDDAEPITAYQDAPPAGQSWSWC; from the coding sequence GTGGGACGACGGTCGCATCGCCAGGTACACGGAGGGAGACGACGGGAGCGCGGCGCGGCGCTGGTCGAGTTCGCGCTCGTCGTCCCGATCTTCGTCCTCCTCGTCATGGGGATCATCGACTTCGGGATGGCCTTCAACGACTACAACTCGGTCCGGCAGGGGGTGCGGGAGGGCGCCCGTCAGATCGTGGTGGCGGACTGGGGCACCGACGGCTGCACCACCGGCTCGTCGTCCGCGAGGGCGGCGTGCGTGACGCGGGCCCGCATCGGCCTCAACACCTCCGACACCAAGGTCAAGATCGTCCTCCCGGCGAACTACGCGCCGGGCGACCAGGTCAAGGTGTGCGCGATGTACCCGTTCCGGTCGCTGACCGGCCTCTTCTCGGCGATCCTCAACGGGTCGATGGCCAAGTCGAAGCTGTCGATGCGGATCGAGCAGATCGACGACGCCGAGCCGATCACCGCCTACCAGGACGCCCCGCCGGCCGGGCAGAGCTGGTCATGGTGCTGA
- a CDS encoding hypervirulence associated TUDOR domain-containing protein, with protein MTAPKELSAGDRVSWDTSQGRTTGVVVRLLTSPTDIKGHHVAADPSAPQYLVRSERSGEEAAHHRSALRKLASRR; from the coding sequence GTGACCGCACCGAAGGAGCTGTCCGCCGGCGACCGGGTGAGCTGGGACACGTCCCAGGGTCGGACGACGGGCGTGGTCGTCCGTCTGCTGACGTCGCCGACCGACATCAAGGGCCACCACGTCGCCGCCGACCCGTCGGCCCCGCAGTACCTCGTCCGGTCCGAGCGCTCGGGCGAGGAGGCCGCGCACCACCGGAGCGCGCTGCGCAAGCTGGCGTCGAGGCGCTGA
- a CDS encoding RNA polymerase sigma factor — protein MTADEAFETLLTAVQRGDEAAAAALYRRVQPRLVRYLRFEEPQAADDIAADVWVAIAAKIGDFEGGEDGFRAWAFTIARRRVIDHRRRGMRRRTSSASPESFVDRADHTDGSDPSSSLDSQDAVDRIVALLPPVQAEVVLLRVVADLDAETVARMLGRSANWVRVTQHRALKKLAEQLRRPTDVTP, from the coding sequence ATGACGGCAGACGAGGCGTTCGAGACGCTGCTCACGGCGGTGCAGAGAGGTGACGAGGCGGCCGCGGCCGCGCTCTACCGCCGGGTGCAGCCGCGCCTGGTGCGGTACCTCCGCTTCGAGGAGCCGCAGGCCGCCGACGACATCGCCGCCGATGTGTGGGTGGCGATCGCGGCCAAGATCGGCGACTTCGAGGGCGGTGAGGACGGGTTCCGGGCGTGGGCCTTCACGATCGCCCGTCGCCGCGTCATCGACCACCGCCGACGGGGCATGCGGCGCCGCACGTCCAGCGCGTCACCCGAGTCGTTCGTCGACCGGGCCGACCACACCGACGGCTCCGACCCGTCGAGCTCGTTGGACTCCCAGGACGCGGTCGACCGGATCGTGGCGCTGCTCCCGCCTGTCCAGGCCGAGGTCGTGCTGCTCCGGGTCGTCGCCGACCTCGACGCCGAGACCGTCGCGAGGATGCTCGGGCGCTCCGCCAACTGGGTCCGCGTCACCCAGCACCGAGCGCTCAAGAAGCTCGCAGAGCAACTCCGCCGCCCGACGGACGTAACGCCATGA
- a CDS encoding glycosyltransferase, producing MAQAYRRERAPVNGTDRGAAGDLAAVIGGGGSGRAAAVPLQDARPLPVTLLVPIRHERVDEGLVAHLGEVRHAVDEVLVVDGSEAAVAGAYRRSLDPTVGHLPVDPDLRPLRNGKVAGVLTGLRLAGSDVVVIADDDVRHTRATLAELLGRIDGADAVRPQNHFVARPGARLPWHARWDTGRTLLNRALGGDWPGTFAVRSAALHRTGGYDGDVLFENLELLRTVRAGGGRVVDAPDVFVPRLAPSAAVFRRQRVRQAYDSFAQPARLGAELALLPLALLRPRWVPAVLAGAVVAAEVGRRRHDGRSAFDATAALWAAPWLVERSVCSWLAVLARARGGVRYSGSTIVVAAHGERELEARCRRGELDAPRLRCPDAARPRVS from the coding sequence ATGGCGCAGGCCTACCGGCGCGAGCGGGCTCCGGTCAACGGCACCGACCGGGGTGCGGCCGGCGACCTCGCCGCCGTCATCGGCGGAGGCGGCTCGGGTAGGGCGGCGGCCGTGCCGCTCCAGGACGCCCGTCCCCTGCCCGTCACGCTGCTGGTGCCGATCCGCCACGAGCGCGTGGACGAGGGCCTGGTCGCCCACCTCGGCGAGGTCCGTCACGCGGTCGACGAGGTGCTCGTCGTCGACGGGTCCGAGGCCGCCGTCGCGGGCGCGTACCGGCGATCGCTCGACCCGACCGTCGGGCACCTCCCCGTCGACCCGGACCTGCGCCCCCTGCGGAACGGCAAGGTGGCGGGTGTGCTGACCGGGTTGCGCCTCGCCGGGTCGGACGTCGTGGTGATCGCCGATGACGACGTCCGCCACACCCGCGCCACGCTCGCCGAGCTGCTCGGACGCATCGACGGAGCGGACGCCGTCCGACCGCAGAACCACTTCGTCGCCCGGCCCGGAGCCCGGCTCCCGTGGCACGCCCGATGGGACACCGGGCGCACGCTGCTCAACCGCGCGCTCGGCGGCGACTGGCCGGGCACGTTCGCCGTCCGCAGCGCGGCACTGCACCGGACCGGCGGCTACGACGGCGACGTGCTGTTCGAGAACCTCGAGCTGCTGCGCACGGTCCGCGCCGGCGGCGGGCGCGTCGTCGACGCGCCGGACGTGTTCGTGCCGCGGCTGGCGCCGTCCGCCGCGGTGTTCCGGCGCCAGCGGGTGCGCCAGGCCTATGACTCCTTCGCCCAGCCGGCGCGCCTCGGGGCGGAGCTCGCGCTCCTGCCGCTCGCGCTGCTCCGGCCCCGATGGGTCCCTGCGGTGCTGGCGGGCGCCGTGGTCGCCGCCGAGGTGGGTCGCCGTCGCCACGACGGTCGGTCGGCGTTCGATGCCACCGCCGCGCTGTGGGCCGCGCCGTGGCTGGTCGAGCGGTCGGTGTGCTCGTGGCTCGCCGTGCTGGCGCGGGCCCGCGGCGGCGTGCGCTACTCGGGGTCCACCATCGTCGTCGCGGCCCACGGCGAGCGGGAGCTCGAGGCCCGCTGTCGTCGGGGGGAGCTCGATGCTCCACGCCTACGATGCCCGGATGCGGCACGGCCCAGGGTCTCGTGA
- a CDS encoding DUF2231 domain-containing protein, producing the protein MSVQSTPGPRSSDRRTPRLRAPGRHASAAGRTPAFVERALERLESDERLDAIGAAVQRPARSIVGGPLGPLLGGAWLGHTLHPLMTDIPIGCWTCAAMLDAVGGRVSRPASQRLVGLGTLTALPTALTGLAELGTVDDHDDASRRVATAHAALNLAAVGAYAVSWQRRRRDRFASGVAWGAVGAVVASASGHLGGHLAFVRRVGDGARGSAPEAEEGRTSGSDALT; encoded by the coding sequence GTGTCCGTCCAGAGCACACCCGGTCCGCGCTCATCCGATCGGCGCACACCCCGTCTGCGCGCACCCGGTCGGCACGCATCGGCCGCAGGACGAACGCCGGCGTTCGTCGAGCGGGCGCTCGAGCGCCTCGAGTCCGACGAGCGCCTCGACGCGATCGGCGCTGCGGTACAGCGACCCGCCCGCTCGATCGTCGGGGGCCCGCTCGGGCCGCTCCTCGGGGGTGCCTGGCTCGGTCACACCCTCCACCCGCTCATGACCGACATCCCGATCGGGTGCTGGACGTGTGCAGCGATGCTCGACGCCGTGGGCGGCCGGGTGTCGCGCCCGGCGTCGCAGCGCCTGGTCGGCCTCGGGACCCTGACCGCGCTCCCGACGGCGCTGACCGGGCTGGCCGAGCTCGGCACCGTCGACGACCACGACGACGCCAGCCGGCGGGTCGCCACCGCCCACGCCGCGCTCAACCTGGCGGCGGTCGGGGCCTACGCGGTGTCGTGGCAGCGCCGTCGCCGGGACCGGTTCGCCAGCGGCGTGGCGTGGGGCGCGGTGGGCGCGGTGGTCGCCTCGGCGTCGGGGCACCTCGGTGGCCACCTGGCCTTCGTCCGGCGCGTCGGCGACGGCGCACGGGGCTCGGCGCCGGAGGCAGAGGAGGGCCGGACCTCGGGGAGCGACGCGCTCACGTGA
- a CDS encoding MBL fold metallo-hydrolase has protein sequence MPAPIELPDLAADPQRADPGDAASGELLFIGTATVLLRFGGFTVLTDPNFLHQGEHAPLGGGLRSRRLTEPAMDVSELPPLDVVVLSHHHGDHFDQRAADGLPKDVPIVTTPHAARKLARQGFTDARPLLTWEHQDLRRGDRALRITATPARHAPGPLNAVMPPVMGSVLEFGDSRDTDLRIYTTGDTLVHDRLHDIPRRYPDLHLALLHLGGTKVLGVMLTMDAAQGVEALRIVRPRHAVPIHFDDYTVFRSPLEDFRRAIDAADDVGTQVHYLDRGETLRFTADDLSR, from the coding sequence ATGCCCGCCCCGATCGAGCTCCCCGACCTGGCCGCCGACCCGCAGCGGGCCGATCCCGGCGATGCGGCGTCGGGTGAGCTCCTCTTCATCGGGACCGCGACCGTGCTCCTGCGCTTCGGGGGCTTCACCGTGCTGACCGACCCGAACTTCCTCCACCAGGGCGAGCACGCGCCGCTCGGAGGCGGGCTCCGGAGCCGGCGTCTGACCGAGCCCGCGATGGACGTGAGCGAGCTCCCGCCGCTCGACGTGGTCGTCCTGTCGCACCACCACGGCGACCACTTCGACCAGCGGGCGGCCGACGGCCTGCCGAAGGACGTCCCGATCGTGACGACACCGCACGCGGCCCGGAAGCTGGCCCGACAGGGGTTCACCGATGCCCGGCCGCTGCTCACGTGGGAGCACCAGGACCTGCGGCGCGGCGACCGGGCCCTGCGCATCACGGCCACCCCGGCCCGCCACGCGCCGGGCCCGCTCAACGCCGTGATGCCGCCGGTGATGGGCAGCGTGCTCGAGTTCGGCGACAGCCGCGACACCGATCTCCGCATCTACACCACCGGCGACACGCTCGTGCACGACCGGCTGCACGACATCCCCCGCCGCTACCCCGACCTCCACCTCGCGCTCCTGCACCTGGGCGGGACGAAGGTGCTCGGCGTGATGCTCACGATGGACGCCGCCCAGGGCGTCGAGGCGCTGCGGATCGTCCGGCCGCGCCACGCCGTCCCGATCCACTTCGACGACTACACCGTGTTCCGCTCGCCGCTCGAGGACTTCCGCCGGGCGATCGACGCCGCCGACGACGTGGGCACGCAGGTGCACTACCTCGATCGGGGCGAGACCCTCCGCTTCACGGCCGACGACCTCTCCCGCTGA
- a CDS encoding pilus assembly protein TadG-related protein has product MVLSAARALRRRTLGRTRDERGAFLIIAALLLVAMLTVTAIAVDLANARQQKRQAQATADAAALAAAQDLPDPVKVVATAKAYALQNFDVPGSAWIGCKDPEHLANMADLSNSNQCISIDEAFSRVRVVVPDKAVKTYFAGVIGVDSVAVAADAIAEAKLKRDDRIIPATVAAASGSGNLCIENGGNNVGCASRTSGNFGSFDARRVSLFKPTSNAQQDSLRINYSMGIDHALAIYGTGTPKVCDVNLQSPCTTTNVSSTLEANHLVPFTGNNVPPLTDGVIDNATISTDDGDLLFCGRLKRPDLTDENLTQTDPEGCTHWADSPGPGPSITVLGDKINGRHAYTWMKPAYQTLFFPGASSSTPSTSSTWATGDAKLACFMKTYRFDYGGSYSQGHAAQTEFFIDPTKPIDPSTGVGTEFTLAQAKTYLTTTCGLDATTVDAKLASLTDAATFWPMFNNGMVTDPRFGMIPVVKNFGSGGSTAMQLVRFWSIYMYRLYPNNGNTKLDAIDAWVFEPALIQTPSGIADLQFGYQTARPIVRLVH; this is encoded by the coding sequence ATGGTGCTGAGCGCAGCACGGGCGCTCCGGCGCCGCACGCTCGGGCGCACCCGGGACGAGCGCGGCGCCTTCCTCATCATCGCCGCGCTGCTCCTCGTGGCGATGCTCACCGTGACGGCGATCGCGGTCGACCTCGCCAACGCACGTCAGCAGAAGCGCCAGGCCCAGGCGACGGCCGACGCCGCCGCGCTGGCGGCGGCCCAGGACCTGCCCGACCCGGTCAAGGTCGTGGCCACCGCCAAGGCCTACGCGCTGCAGAACTTCGACGTGCCGGGCTCCGCCTGGATCGGCTGCAAGGACCCGGAGCACCTCGCCAACATGGCGGACCTCTCCAACTCGAACCAGTGCATCTCGATCGACGAGGCGTTCTCCCGCGTGAGAGTGGTGGTGCCCGACAAGGCGGTCAAGACGTACTTCGCCGGCGTCATCGGCGTCGACTCCGTCGCCGTGGCGGCGGATGCCATCGCCGAGGCCAAGCTCAAGCGCGACGACCGCATCATCCCGGCGACCGTGGCCGCGGCCTCGGGCAGCGGCAACCTCTGCATCGAGAACGGCGGCAACAACGTCGGCTGCGCCTCGCGCACGAGCGGCAACTTCGGGTCGTTCGACGCCCGGCGCGTCAGCCTGTTCAAGCCCACGTCGAACGCCCAGCAGGACTCGCTGCGGATCAACTACTCGATGGGCATCGACCACGCCCTGGCGATCTACGGCACCGGCACGCCGAAGGTGTGCGACGTCAACCTGCAGTCGCCGTGCACGACGACCAACGTGTCGTCGACGCTCGAGGCCAACCACCTCGTCCCGTTCACGGGCAACAACGTGCCGCCGCTGACCGACGGCGTGATCGACAACGCGACCATCAGCACCGACGACGGCGACCTCCTCTTCTGCGGTCGCCTCAAGCGCCCCGACCTCACCGACGAGAACCTCACGCAGACCGATCCGGAGGGCTGCACGCACTGGGCCGACTCGCCCGGGCCGGGGCCGTCGATCACCGTGCTGGGCGACAAGATCAACGGCCGGCACGCCTACACCTGGATGAAGCCGGCGTACCAGACCCTCTTCTTCCCCGGCGCCAGCTCGTCGACGCCGTCGACGAGCTCGACCTGGGCGACCGGCGACGCCAAGCTCGCCTGCTTCATGAAGACCTACCGGTTCGACTACGGCGGCTCGTACAGCCAGGGCCACGCCGCCCAGACCGAGTTCTTCATCGACCCGACCAAGCCGATCGACCCCTCGACCGGCGTCGGGACCGAGTTCACCCTCGCTCAGGCGAAGACCTACCTCACGACCACGTGCGGCCTGGACGCCACGACCGTGGACGCCAAGCTCGCGAGCCTGACCGATGCTGCGACGTTCTGGCCGATGTTCAACAACGGGATGGTGACCGACCCCCGGTTCGGCATGATCCCGGTGGTCAAGAACTTCGGCAGCGGTGGCAGCACGGCCATGCAGCTCGTGCGCTTCTGGTCGATCTACATGTACCGGCTGTACCCGAACAACGGGAACACGAAGTTGGACGCGATCGACGCCTGGGTGTTCGAGCCGGCGCTGATCCAGACGCCCTCGGGCATCGCCGACCTGCAGTTCGGCTACCAGACCGCTCGACCCATCGTCCGCCTGGTGCACTGA
- a CDS encoding metallophosphoesterase family protein, with protein sequence MRVLVLADTHVRDGGRPLDDRVLRAAAGSDLVLHAGDVTGAALLDRLGELAPVRAVLGNNDVDLVDDLPERLELDLAGVSVAVVHDSGARAGRPARLRRWFPSADLIVFGHSHVPEDTTTDDGARLFNPGSPTQRRRAPTRTYGVLEVADGRIVDLRHQHLT encoded by the coding sequence ATGCGCGTCCTCGTGCTCGCCGACACCCACGTCCGCGACGGCGGCCGGCCGCTCGACGACCGGGTGCTGCGCGCCGCGGCCGGGTCGGACCTCGTGCTGCACGCCGGCGACGTCACCGGCGCGGCGCTGCTCGACCGGCTCGGAGAGCTCGCGCCGGTGCGGGCCGTGCTCGGCAACAACGACGTCGACCTCGTGGACGACCTGCCCGAGCGCCTGGAGCTCGATCTCGCCGGCGTGTCGGTCGCCGTCGTCCACGACAGCGGCGCCAGGGCCGGCCGACCGGCCCGGCTGCGACGGTGGTTCCCCTCGGCCGACCTCATCGTGTTCGGCCACTCGCACGTGCCCGAGGACACCACCACCGACGACGGCGCCCGGCTCTTCAACCCGGGCAGCCCCACGCAGCGTCGCCGGGCCCCGACGCGCACCTACGGGGTGCTCGAGGTGGCGGACGGCCGGATCGTCGACCTCCGCCACCAGCACCTCACGTGA